From a region of the Egibacteraceae bacterium genome:
- a CDS encoding M15 family metallopeptidase yields MTERFRRLSTPRTAMIAAVACLVLTTCSPAVSTLTVDGVAARGAGGPLRSQSVPVTADPDAPGAVPASRTVDPPDLPTQGAGQGETAPVSGGAAAAPGDFEEVAVQTPTLRLDGVPLERETILQEVLGIEGVAFATALTIGQVDIASKDVVTAVRVAAVDPAGFRVLTPQVTADAVEVWQRISEGDAAFLHDVGHRLELELGQRLPAANRTTLRVGALASNGAPPVADAIVSSDTGEELGLEGTRSVLISVAGDSSAGDVAERVEQAIGMVPEVLEQPTEQRAFLSGAAARNAFEPFNYVSFGDGMIQIDSAWVRRNIVRAEVPILRGAVVCHRLLIPQLRGALQEIKDRGLADLIDPTQYGGCWVPRHILFNADRGLSMHAWGLAADFNVSTNGYGATPQMDPRIVEIFDRWGFVWGGRWGTPDGMHFELGAILQ; encoded by the coding sequence ATGACAGAGCGCTTCCGCCGCCTGAGCACCCCACGCACCGCCATGATCGCGGCGGTGGCGTGCCTGGTCCTGACCACATGCAGCCCGGCGGTCTCCACCCTGACGGTCGACGGGGTCGCGGCTCGCGGCGCCGGGGGGCCGCTGAGGAGCCAATCGGTGCCGGTCACCGCCGACCCCGACGCCCCGGGGGCCGTGCCGGCGTCGCGGACCGTCGACCCACCGGACCTGCCGACCCAGGGGGCGGGGCAGGGCGAGACCGCCCCCGTGTCCGGCGGCGCTGCCGCCGCCCCGGGGGACTTCGAGGAGGTCGCGGTCCAGACGCCCACGCTCCGGCTGGACGGCGTGCCGCTGGAGCGGGAGACCATCCTCCAGGAGGTCCTCGGCATCGAGGGCGTGGCTTTCGCCACGGCCCTGACGATCGGCCAGGTCGACATCGCGTCCAAGGACGTCGTGACTGCGGTGCGGGTGGCGGCGGTGGACCCCGCGGGCTTTCGGGTGCTGACCCCGCAGGTCACCGCGGACGCGGTGGAGGTCTGGCAGCGCATCAGCGAGGGCGATGCCGCCTTCCTGCACGACGTCGGGCACCGCCTCGAGCTCGAGCTCGGCCAGCGCCTGCCCGCCGCCAACCGCACGACCCTGCGGGTGGGGGCTCTGGCCTCCAACGGTGCCCCACCGGTCGCCGACGCGATCGTGAGCAGTGACACCGGCGAGGAGCTGGGCCTGGAGGGCACCCGGTCGGTGCTCATCTCGGTGGCGGGCGACAGCTCCGCCGGTGACGTGGCCGAGCGCGTCGAGCAGGCGATCGGCATGGTTCCGGAGGTGCTGGAGCAACCCACCGAGCAGCGGGCGTTCCTCTCCGGTGCGGCCGCCCGCAACGCCTTCGAGCCGTTCAACTACGTCTCCTTCGGCGACGGCATGATCCAGATCGACTCGGCGTGGGTGCGTCGCAACATCGTCCGCGCCGAGGTGCCGATCCTGCGCGGCGCCGTCGTCTGCCACCGCCTCCTGATCCCGCAGCTGCGGGGGGCCCTCCAGGAGATCAAGGACCGCGGGCTGGCTGACCTGATCGACCCGACCCAGTACGGCGGATGCTGGGTGCCCCGCCACATCCTGTTCAACGCCGACCGCGGCCTGTCGATGCACGCCTGGGGCCTGGCAGCGGACTTCAACGTCTCCACCAACGGGTACGGGGCCACGCCGCAGATGGACCCCCGCATCGTCGAGATCTTCGACCGCTGGGGCTTCGTCTGGGGCGGCCGATGGGGCACTCCCGACGGCATGCACTTCGAGCTCGGCGCGATCCTGCAGTAG
- a CDS encoding tRNA (adenine-N1)-methyltransferase, whose amino-acid sequence MATTPRRPGHPDPFTVGDKVLLLDRKGRRYLLTLSEGGEFHYHAGIVAHADLLGLPEGSRVRSTKGSGLRALRPTSADWTVKAPRGAQVIYPKDQAMIVALADIGPGAIVVEAGAGSGALTSALLRAVGPTGRVISFELRDEHADVAQRNVAERFGGPPPNWELRRGDVIEGLSDTPCERLVLDLLDPSEVLKPAATALRPGGILCVYTPTVPQVMRLHDALDADVRWGLAETVETLVRGWHVDGLAVRPNHRMVAHTAFLTTARRLPPD is encoded by the coding sequence ATGGCCACCACCCCACGCCGCCCCGGGCACCCCGACCCGTTCACGGTGGGGGACAAGGTGCTGCTGCTCGACCGCAAGGGCCGGCGCTATCTGCTGACCCTGAGCGAGGGCGGCGAGTTCCACTACCACGCGGGCATCGTGGCCCACGCCGACCTGCTCGGCCTGCCCGAGGGCAGCCGGGTCCGCAGCACCAAGGGATCGGGCCTGCGAGCGCTGCGGCCCACATCGGCGGACTGGACCGTGAAGGCCCCACGCGGGGCACAGGTCATCTACCCGAAGGACCAGGCGATGATCGTCGCGCTGGCCGACATCGGACCCGGCGCGATCGTGGTCGAGGCGGGCGCGGGGTCCGGTGCGCTGACCAGTGCGCTCCTGCGCGCGGTGGGGCCCACCGGGCGCGTGATCAGCTTCGAGCTGCGCGACGAGCACGCCGACGTGGCGCAGCGCAACGTCGCCGAGCGATTCGGCGGTCCGCCCCCGAACTGGGAGCTGCGCCGGGGCGACGTCATCGAGGGCCTGTCCGACACCCCGTGCGAGCGGCTGGTGCTGGACCTCCTGGACCCCTCGGAGGTCCTGAAGCCCGCGGCGACGGCGCTGCGTCCGGGGGGCATCCTGTGCGTCTACACGCCGACGGTGCCGCAGGTGATGCGCCTGCACGACGCGCTGGACGCCGATGTGCGCTGGGGGCTGGCCGAGACCGTGGAGACGCTGGTGCGGGGCTGGCACGTCGACGGGCTCGCCGTGCGACCGAACCATCGGATGGTGGCCCACACCGCCTTCCTGACCACGGCAAGGCGCCTGCCCCCGGACTGA
- the prcB gene encoding proteasome subunit beta, whose product MRIPPELQSGWAGQDPFDLSGPSFSAMLRRRAPELSAATWDAGGDHASPLHVDGTTVLALTYDSGVVMAGDRRATAGNVISKRDMRKVFEADAWSAVGISGAAGPAMELAKLFATELEHYEKVEGGPLSLEGKANKLAQMVRANLPMAMQGFVVVPLFGGYDPRLSRSCIYEFDAAGGRYEERRFATQGSGGRDARGSLKARYRTDLDGEAAIDMAIEALWDAADEDSATGGPDLVRGIYPLVAVIDADGYREIPSDAVAARVQHVIGDRRDV is encoded by the coding sequence ATGAGGATCCCACCTGAGCTCCAGTCCGGCTGGGCCGGCCAGGACCCCTTCGACCTGTCGGGACCGAGCTTCTCCGCGATGCTGCGACGGCGGGCACCCGAGCTCTCGGCGGCCACCTGGGACGCCGGCGGGGACCACGCATCGCCCCTCCACGTCGATGGCACCACCGTGCTCGCGCTGACCTATGACAGCGGTGTGGTCATGGCCGGCGACCGTCGGGCCACCGCGGGCAACGTGATCTCCAAGCGCGACATGCGCAAGGTCTTCGAAGCCGACGCGTGGTCGGCGGTGGGTATCTCGGGCGCCGCGGGCCCGGCCATGGAGCTGGCCAAGCTCTTCGCCACCGAGCTGGAGCACTACGAGAAGGTCGAGGGCGGACCGCTGTCGCTGGAGGGCAAGGCGAACAAGCTGGCGCAGATGGTGCGCGCGAACCTGCCCATGGCCATGCAGGGCTTCGTCGTCGTGCCCCTGTTCGGCGGCTACGACCCGCGCCTGAGCCGCTCATGCATCTACGAGTTCGACGCGGCCGGCGGCCGGTACGAGGAGCGCCGGTTCGCCACGCAGGGCTCCGGCGGCCGCGACGCCCGGGGGAGCCTCAAGGCCCGCTACCGCACGGACCTGGACGGGGAGGCCGCCATCGACATGGCCATCGAGGCCCTGTGGGACGCCGCGGACGAGGACTCGGCGACCGGTGGCCCCGACCTCGTGCGGGGGATCTACCCGCTGGTGGCGGTCATCGACGCCGACGGCTACCGCGAGATCCCAAGCGACGCGGTGGCGGCGCGCGTGCAGCACGTCATCGGCGACCGCCGCGACGTCTAG
- a CDS encoding DUF1802 family protein encodes MSTVRVAQTLALKEWAAVTHALLDGRQTVLLRKGGIHERAFSVGDAGRFVVFPTVAHSHAERVRPEHTDLLGRGAADVDEVDGTFVVRCGLTLVDAIPVHRPEHLEAIADLHIWTAASVQADRLDFRPRHLLQALVVRAVALPEAQRLPRDEAYGGCRSWIDLPVAWEPGAGTPVLDEQRLVADARRVRDALGPELGGA; translated from the coding sequence ATGAGCACCGTGCGCGTGGCGCAGACCCTCGCCCTGAAGGAGTGGGCAGCGGTCACGCATGCCCTGCTGGACGGCCGCCAGACGGTCCTGCTGCGCAAGGGTGGGATCCACGAGCGGGCCTTCTCGGTCGGGGACGCCGGTCGCTTCGTCGTCTTCCCGACCGTCGCGCACAGCCACGCCGAGCGGGTGCGCCCCGAGCACACCGACCTGCTGGGGCGCGGCGCGGCCGACGTCGACGAGGTCGACGGGACGTTCGTGGTGCGTTGCGGCCTCACGCTGGTCGATGCGATCCCCGTCCACCGTCCCGAGCACCTGGAGGCGATCGCCGACCTGCACATCTGGACGGCGGCGTCGGTGCAGGCCGACCGGCTCGACTTCCGGCCACGACATCTGCTCCAGGCCCTGGTCGTGCGCGCCGTCGCGCTGCCCGAGGCGCAGCGACTGCCCCGCGACGAGGCGTACGGCGGGTGCCGCTCGTGGATCGACCTGCCGGTGGCCTGGGAACCCGGGGCGGGAACACCCGTGCTCGACGAGCAGCGCCTGGTCGCCGACGCGCGCCGCGTGCGGGACGCGCTCGGGCCCGAGCTGGGCGGCGCGTAA
- the prcA gene encoding proteasome subunit alpha has translation MERSREERIAVSMPMPYVSPEQLMKDRADYARKGISRGRSVVAVAYASGVLFVAENPSATLHKVSELYDRVAFAAVGRYSEFDQLRVQGIQLADVRGYQYAREDVTGRSLANVYANFLGRAFTEGAKPFEVELLVAEVADREAGTSRGQALEMYHILFDGSITDEADYVAIGGNADAIGSALGAAYREGMDRDAALRAAQQALASAEEREIEPTTLEVAGLDRDRGRRKFFRLSPAEVAAALG, from the coding sequence GTGGAGCGATCCCGAGAGGAGCGCATCGCCGTGTCGATGCCGATGCCGTACGTCTCGCCCGAGCAGCTGATGAAGGACCGGGCGGACTACGCCCGCAAGGGCATCAGCCGCGGTCGTTCCGTGGTCGCGGTCGCCTACGCGAGCGGGGTGCTGTTCGTCGCCGAGAACCCCTCCGCAACCCTGCACAAGGTCAGCGAGCTCTACGACCGCGTCGCGTTCGCCGCGGTGGGCCGCTACAGCGAGTTCGACCAGCTGCGCGTCCAGGGGATCCAGCTCGCCGACGTCCGGGGGTACCAGTACGCCCGGGAGGACGTCACCGGACGGTCGTTGGCCAACGTCTACGCCAACTTCCTCGGTCGGGCGTTCACCGAGGGCGCCAAGCCCTTCGAGGTCGAGCTGCTGGTCGCCGAGGTGGCCGACCGCGAGGCCGGGACCAGCCGGGGCCAGGCGCTGGAGATGTACCACATCCTGTTCGACGGCTCGATCACCGACGAGGCCGACTACGTCGCCATCGGCGGCAACGCCGACGCGATCGGCAGCGCGCTGGGTGCGGCCTACCGCGAGGGCATGGACCGCGACGCCGCGCTGCGCGCCGCCCAGCAGGCCCTTGCCAGCGCCGAGGAACGCGAGATCGAGCCCACCACGCTGGAGGTCGCGGGGCTCGACCGTGACCGGGGGCGACGCAAGTTCTTCCGGCTGTCGCCCGCCGAGGTCGCCGCTGCCCTGGGCTGA
- the pafA gene encoding Pup--protein ligase gives MERRIFGLEVEYGVTCTFRGQRRLSPDEVARYLFRRVVSWGRSSNVFLENGARLYLDVGSHPEYATPECDSVYGAVVHDKAGERILEGLVDQAEHRLHEEGIAGEIYLFKNNTDSAGNSYGSHENYLVTRVGEFQKLADTLIPFLVSRQIFAGAGKVLQTPRGAVYSISQRAEHIWEGLSSATTRSRPIINSRDEPHADAERYRRLHVIVGDSNMSEYAVWLKVATADLVLRMVEGGAIMRDLTLDNPIRAIREISHDITCRRRVKLAGGREMNALEIQQEYFERVSQFIQHTGSDPETEKVLAEWGRVLQALNDDPLKLSRECDWVAKHNLIEDYRRRHELPLSHPRVGMVDLQYHDVNRSRGLYYLLQRRDKVDRIVTDAEIDVARTTPPQTTRARLRGEFIRQAKRKRRDFTVDWVHLKLNDQAQRTVLCKDPFRYEDDRVDKLIASM, from the coding sequence ATGGAACGCCGGATCTTCGGGCTCGAGGTCGAGTACGGCGTCACCTGCACGTTCCGGGGGCAGCGCCGTCTGTCCCCCGACGAGGTGGCGCGCTACCTGTTCCGTCGGGTGGTCTCGTGGGGACGGTCCTCCAACGTCTTCCTCGAGAACGGCGCCCGGTTGTACCTCGACGTGGGCAGCCATCCGGAGTACGCGACACCCGAATGCGACTCGGTGTACGGCGCGGTCGTGCACGACAAGGCCGGCGAGCGCATCCTCGAGGGCCTCGTGGATCAGGCGGAGCACCGCCTGCACGAGGAGGGCATCGCCGGCGAGATCTACCTGTTCAAGAACAACACGGACTCGGCCGGCAACTCCTACGGCAGCCACGAGAACTACCTCGTGACGCGGGTGGGGGAGTTCCAGAAGCTCGCCGACACGCTCATCCCGTTCCTGGTGTCGCGACAGATCTTCGCGGGAGCGGGGAAGGTCCTGCAGACGCCCCGCGGCGCGGTCTACTCGATCTCCCAGCGCGCTGAGCACATCTGGGAGGGCCTGTCGTCGGCGACGACCCGCAGCCGTCCGATCATCAACTCCCGCGACGAGCCCCACGCCGACGCCGAGCGGTACCGCCGCCTGCACGTGATCGTGGGCGACTCGAACATGAGCGAGTACGCCGTGTGGCTCAAGGTCGCGACCGCCGACCTGGTCCTGCGGATGGTCGAGGGTGGCGCGATCATGCGCGACCTCACCCTGGACAACCCCATCCGGGCCATCCGGGAGATCAGCCACGACATCACCTGCCGCCGGCGGGTCAAGCTGGCCGGAGGCCGGGAGATGAACGCCCTGGAGATCCAGCAGGAGTACTTCGAACGCGTGTCGCAGTTCATCCAGCACACCGGGTCTGACCCCGAGACCGAGAAGGTCCTCGCCGAGTGGGGGCGTGTGCTGCAGGCGCTGAACGACGACCCCCTGAAGCTCAGCCGGGAGTGCGACTGGGTCGCCAAGCACAACCTCATCGAGGACTACCGGCGCCGCCACGAGCTGCCGCTGTCCCACCCACGGGTCGGCATGGTCGACCTGCAGTACCACGACGTCAACCGCTCGCGCGGTCTGTATTACCTGCTGCAGCGGCGCGACAAGGTCGACCGGATCGTCACCGACGCCGAGATCGACGTCGCCCGCACGACCCCGCCCCAGACCACCCGGGCACGCCTGCGGGGGGAGTTCATCCGCCAGGCCAAGCGCAAGCGCCGGGACTTCACCGTCGACTGGGTGCACCTCAAGCTGAACGACCAGGCGCAGCGCACCGTGCTGTGCAAGGACCCGTTCCGTTACGAGGACGACCGCGTCGACAAGCTCATCGCCTCGATGTAG
- the arc gene encoding proteasome ATPase, with amino-acid sequence MPDHQAEILELRTQITFLEEEAALLRRRLDDAPGRIRTLEERLLETKGQLSAAMAQNAKLADTLREARDQMVTLKEQVEKLSGPPSGFGVFLQARDDGTVEIFSRGQKLRVAVSPDVEVDQLVHGQEVVLNEALNVIEAARFEVIGQVMTLKEHMDDERLLVIGRTDDEQVVRIAEPLHATHLRAGDSLLVDTRSGYALERLPRSEVEELVLEEVPDIDYSDIGGLAAQIEAIQDAVELPFLHADLFLEHELKPPKGILLYGPPGCGKTMIAKAVANSLAKRVAEKEGRADARSYFLNIKGPELLNKYVGETERQIRLIFQRAREKVEEGHPVIVFFDEMDSIFRTRGSGISSDVETTIVPQLLSEIDGVETLKDVIVIGASNREDMIDPAILRPGRLDVKIKIERPDVEAAKEIFAVYLHKDLPLHPDLVKEHGGEAEAVSSLIAETCQRMYAEADENRFLEVTYANGDKEILFFKDFNSGAMIENVVARSKKSAIKRYLNEGQRGICAEDLFQAIRDEFKENEDLPNTTNPDDWARISGKKGERIVYVRTLIADGGEPGKSIESVNTGQYL; translated from the coding sequence ATGCCCGACCATCAAGCCGAGATCCTCGAACTGCGCACCCAGATCACCTTCCTCGAGGAGGAGGCCGCCTTGCTGCGGCGCCGTCTGGATGACGCGCCGGGACGGATCCGGACGCTCGAAGAGCGCTTGCTGGAGACCAAGGGCCAGCTGTCGGCGGCGATGGCCCAGAACGCCAAGCTGGCGGACACGCTGCGCGAGGCCCGGGACCAGATGGTGACCCTGAAGGAGCAGGTCGAGAAGCTGTCCGGCCCGCCGTCGGGCTTCGGGGTCTTCCTCCAGGCCCGCGACGACGGCACCGTCGAGATCTTCTCCCGGGGGCAGAAGCTGCGCGTGGCGGTCAGCCCGGACGTGGAGGTCGACCAGCTCGTCCACGGCCAGGAGGTCGTGCTCAACGAGGCCCTGAACGTGATCGAGGCCGCGCGTTTCGAGGTCATCGGCCAGGTCATGACGCTGAAGGAGCACATGGACGACGAGCGTCTCCTGGTCATCGGCCGCACCGATGACGAGCAGGTGGTGCGCATCGCCGAGCCCCTCCACGCCACCCATCTGCGCGCGGGGGACTCCCTGCTGGTCGACACCCGCAGCGGCTACGCCCTCGAACGCCTGCCGCGCTCCGAGGTGGAGGAGCTGGTCCTGGAGGAGGTGCCCGACATCGACTACAGCGACATCGGGGGCCTCGCCGCCCAGATCGAAGCCATCCAGGACGCCGTCGAGCTGCCGTTCCTGCACGCCGACCTCTTCCTGGAACACGAGCTGAAGCCGCCGAAGGGCATCCTGCTGTACGGGCCCCCGGGCTGCGGCAAGACCATGATCGCCAAGGCGGTCGCCAACTCCCTGGCCAAGCGCGTGGCCGAGAAGGAAGGCCGTGCGGATGCGCGCAGCTACTTCCTGAACATCAAGGGACCCGAGCTGCTGAACAAGTACGTGGGCGAGACCGAACGCCAGATCCGCCTGATCTTCCAGCGGGCCCGCGAGAAGGTCGAGGAGGGCCACCCGGTCATCGTCTTCTTCGACGAGATGGACTCCATCTTCCGGACCCGCGGCTCGGGCATCTCCAGCGACGTGGAGACCACCATCGTCCCGCAGCTGCTGAGCGAGATCGACGGGGTGGAGACGCTGAAGGACGTCATCGTCATCGGGGCGTCCAACCGCGAGGACATGATCGACCCGGCGATCCTGCGCCCGGGGCGCCTCGACGTGAAGATCAAGATCGAGCGGCCCGACGTCGAGGCGGCCAAGGAGATCTTCGCGGTCTACCTCCACAAGGACCTGCCGCTGCATCCCGACCTGGTGAAGGAGCACGGCGGCGAGGCGGAGGCGGTCAGCTCGCTGATCGCGGAGACCTGCCAGCGGATGTACGCGGAGGCCGACGAGAACCGCTTCCTGGAGGTGACGTACGCCAACGGCGACAAGGAGATCCTGTTCTTCAAGGACTTCAACTCCGGCGCCATGATCGAGAACGTCGTCGCCCGCTCGAAGAAGTCCGCCATCAAGCGCTACCTGAACGAGGGCCAGCGCGGCATCTGCGCGGAGGACCTCTTCCAGGCCATCCGGGACGAGTTCAAGGAGAACGAGGACCTGCCCAACACCACCAACCCGGATGACTGGGCGCGCATCTCGGGCAAGAAGGGCGAGCGCATCGTGTACGTGCGCACCCTCATCGCCGACGGCGGGGAGCCCGGCAAGTCGATCGAGAGCGTCAACACCGGCCAGTACCTGTAA
- the dop gene encoding depupylase/deamidase Dop, producing the protein MAITKYLGTETEYGISVVGRPDFNPVLASSLIVNAYAADGRPRARWDYEEENPLRDARGFTQPGAHEPPPEDDIGLANSILINGARFYVDHAHPEYSSPECSNPRDAVVWDKAGERILEVAAARGAQVLPGGPGRIVISKNNTDGKGAAYGMHENYIVDRAVPFGEVVRQITPFFVTRQVMVGAGRIGNEFGLDDVGYQISQRSDFFEVEVGLETTLKRPIVNTRDEPHADPDRFRRLHVIIGDANMSEVCTYLKLGSASLVLLMIEDGFLPDPPAVAEPVASLRAVSHDLTCARPITLADGRHATPIEVQWHYLQYARKYCEDVDDAPAWGPDVLAVWERVLTALEDDPTTLDGVVDWVTKYCLLQRYRERDGLEWASDKLKLIDLQYHDVRQDKGLYNRLAARGRIERMLDEAEIVRAVTHPPEDTRAYFRGRCLEKYRDQVAAAGWDSIIFDVGQDTLQRVPMMDPARGGRATTEALIDRCDTAAELLEALQG; encoded by the coding sequence GTGGCGATCACGAAGTACCTGGGAACCGAGACCGAGTACGGCATCTCGGTGGTCGGCAGGCCGGACTTCAACCCGGTCCTGGCCTCGTCGCTGATCGTCAACGCCTACGCCGCCGACGGGCGCCCGCGGGCGCGGTGGGACTACGAGGAGGAGAACCCGCTGCGAGACGCGCGCGGGTTCACCCAGCCGGGCGCGCACGAGCCGCCACCGGAGGACGACATCGGCCTGGCCAACTCGATCCTGATCAACGGCGCGCGCTTCTACGTCGACCACGCGCACCCCGAGTACTCCTCGCCCGAGTGCTCGAACCCTCGTGACGCGGTCGTGTGGGACAAGGCCGGCGAGCGCATCCTCGAGGTGGCCGCCGCCCGCGGGGCGCAGGTCCTGCCCGGCGGGCCCGGCCGCATCGTCATCAGCAAGAACAACACGGACGGCAAGGGCGCCGCGTACGGGATGCACGAGAACTACATCGTCGACCGCGCCGTGCCGTTCGGCGAGGTGGTGCGCCAGATCACCCCGTTCTTCGTCACCCGCCAGGTGATGGTCGGGGCGGGGCGGATCGGCAACGAGTTCGGGCTCGACGACGTCGGGTACCAGATCTCCCAGCGGTCCGACTTCTTCGAGGTCGAGGTGGGCCTGGAGACCACGCTCAAGCGTCCGATCGTCAACACCCGTGACGAGCCCCACGCCGACCCCGACCGCTTCCGGCGCCTGCACGTGATCATCGGGGACGCCAACATGAGCGAGGTGTGCACCTACCTCAAGCTCGGGTCGGCGTCCCTGGTGCTGCTGATGATCGAAGACGGGTTCCTGCCCGACCCGCCGGCTGTCGCCGAGCCGGTCGCGTCGCTGCGTGCGGTCTCCCACGACCTCACCTGCGCGCGCCCGATCACCCTCGCCGACGGACGCCACGCCACGCCCATCGAGGTGCAGTGGCACTACCTGCAATATGCCAGGAAGTACTGCGAGGACGTCGACGACGCCCCGGCCTGGGGTCCCGACGTGCTGGCGGTCTGGGAACGGGTCCTGACAGCGCTGGAGGACGACCCCACCACCCTCGACGGGGTCGTGGACTGGGTGACGAAGTACTGCCTGCTGCAGCGCTACCGGGAGCGCGACGGGCTGGAGTGGGCATCCGACAAGCTCAAGCTGATCGATCTGCAGTACCACGACGTGCGCCAGGACAAGGGTCTGTACAACCGGTTGGCGGCCAGGGGGCGGATCGAGCGCATGCTCGACGAAGCCGAGATCGTCCGCGCCGTGACCCACCCGCCCGAGGACACACGCGCCTACTTCCGGGGACGGTGCCTGGAGAAGTACCGGGACCAGGTGGCGGCAGCCGGCTGGGACTCGATCATCTTCGACGTCGGCCAGGACACGCTGCAGCGGGTGCCGATGATGGACCCCGCACGCGGGGGGCGGGCGACCACCGAGGCACTGATCGACCGCTGCGACACCGCAGCGGAGCTCCTCGAGGCGCTCCAGGGCTGA
- a CDS encoding ubiquitin-like protein Pup, whose amino-acid sequence MSEGGQVRRSRPKQDEESTAPSEETAESVDTSEVDELLDDIDEVLEENAEEFVKNYVQKGGQ is encoded by the coding sequence ATGAGCGAGGGTGGACAGGTTCGTCGGTCACGACCGAAGCAGGACGAGGAGAGCACCGCGCCCTCGGAGGAGACCGCCGAGTCGGTCGACACCTCCGAGGTCGACGAGCTGCTGGACGACATCGACGAGGTCCTCGAGGAGAACGCGGAGGAGTTCGTCAAGAACTACGTCCAGAAGGGCGGGCAGTAG